Part of the Chanos chanos chromosome 5, fChaCha1.1, whole genome shotgun sequence genome, GAACTTTCAGGTGCAGCTGCAAAGGCGGAGAGGAAAAATATAAGACGATATGCTATTGGGGTAGGATATTACTTCATACTTACAATGCTCACATGGTGTGTGAAGAGAATCAGCAGCGAAATCTTCcaaatctgtttttatcataCAGTTTTGATCAGCAACATGTTTCTTTTGTAAGACAAGCATACACGTGCtccatttttttaatactgaGTGCAGGTATCATATTGAAAGCATTCAATTCTTTGGACTATGGCAAGAGTGACATTTGCTCTTCCCTTTGTCAGAATTCTGATGTGCAGATATGTCAATGCAAGGACCGGATggagagaaatgtatttttattattgattGAAATCAACAGTGATAGAGAAGTAAAGatccatgtgtgcgtgtgtgtgtgtgtgtgtgtgtgtgtgtgtatacagagtGATGTGTTTGGACACATGCACAATGGATTAAGTAACATTTATCTCATGCATCTCATTTGGTGTTGTattatgtaacatttatttCATGTGTCTAATTTGGCCTGTTATTTTGGCAGTTTTGGATTGCTCTTTTCCGGAGAAAGTATTTACATGATAGTGTATAAttccattacattacattttgtaCCATGACCATTTCATTTTAGCTGAAATATGGCACAAAACTATGCTATTTTAAACACTCTTTTTGTAGACCTATATCAGTAATATTAATTATTCTGAATGGGACTGTGTGCAAAATACGGTCTACTTCAGATATATTGAAAATGACTGCATTTCTCTGAGTGAAAGTCATGAGATCATTGTGAACAAGGCAAAAAGATTTGTGGTTAGAAGGTACTAAAAATACAAAGAATCTTTATGGTGCTCTTTGAGATAGAGGATAGAGTGAACTGTCATGAAGTCTTTATAATTAAATGAACTTAACAATACACTAAAATATATAACCTCTCTAGGTTGGTGGTGCTTTTAAAAGTTCTGAAGCAAAAATGGAGCTGCAAACTATTGCATCTGCACCACCCAGCGACTTCGTGTTTAAGGTGAACAACTTTGGGGCATTGGAGCAAATTCGCAAAACTCTCCAAGAAAACATCATTGCCATCGAAGGTATGTTAAGTACAgtacatttctcatttctgcttTGTAATCTTTCAGTTTCTGCTGTGCCATCAACATAACCTGGTCACTGCTGTTGTCATTGTCACTTTAATTGTCAATTATATTACAGAGAAGCAGTCACAGAAAATGTAGATTTAATGTCTTACTGTCTTACAACTgtacttgttttgtgtgtgtgcgtgtgtgtatgtgtgtttgtctttttcaccGCAGGGACGCAGACCTCAGGTGATGCCACTAATATGGAATTAGCACAGGATGGATTCAGTTCTGCGTTCATTTCTACATCTCAAGGGGTAACTCAGTCTCATAACTTAGCAGCCTTTCGGCACCCTCTCTGAAAATCTATATATACCTTTAAATAGGGACTTTTAGAGGAAGCATTTTGTGAGAGGATATGTAATTTGTAATGGTCTTCCCAAAATATACAGCAGAAATCAGTCCTCAGCTAtgggttttatgtgtgtcaAATCTCGGTAACTGCCCATGGCAACGCATACGCAGATATAAAAATGATACGTTTCTAAaacttaaaaatgcattataatgtttttaaaacatgattTATTCCTACATGTATTTCTTGTATGTCAACTAACATTTGCGTTACATTAatcaaattatttatttcaaaaataaatttgtGAATTTTGTAATCTGGTATTTAATGTTTGTATGGATGCATTGGAACAAATATTTGAGACCAAAGCTTGTTTAAGCAGAATGGAGCGTTTAAGAATACCGAAGTCAATATCCACACTCTCTGATCCTAAACGCTATTCTGTTGAAAAATTCGTATTTGTATATCCCTTTACAAAACCTGATCTCCTGTGATCTCATTTATATGTCAGTAAAACCATATCATTGTTATTCTTCCTGTATCCAGGGAAACATTGTACTGGGTACAGTAGGTGCTTTAGGATGGAAAGGGGGATACCAGGAATACAGATCTACAGGAGAAGccaaattatttcaaaatggCTCTAACATGGAGCCTGATAGTTATTTGGGTAAGGTATTCCTTGAACACTTAATGTAGCAAAGAAATACCCTTTATGCAGCTCCAacaagaaaagaggaaacagatttttttcataGTGTACGCTGTAAGttacatgtatttttaatataaatataatgtttcatactgatacatttcagaataacaaaacacacaataccaTGGACACCCTATGAATTTCTAACGCTTTTTGGAACCAAGGTTATTCCATGGCTGTGGCAAAAACTCGTGGTAGGAATTTTCTGATTCTGGGGGCTCCAAGATACAACCATAAGGGACGAGTGCTAATTTCCAGCCTTGACGGCAGACAGCAACAGGAGCTGGATCCTCAAGAGGTTGTATTTTCAATACAGTCATACTAAGCAATTAGGGTTAGTCATTTGGCATTGTTATAGCTCCATAAGCTGAGAGTATGGAGTTAATTCTATGAGTGTGAAAGGGAAATTGTTCATTCACAACATAGTAAATTCTAAAGTCAACACCGAGTAATAGTGCTAGAATTTGTTATTGTGCTTTTGAAAGATGTTtagcactttctctctgtctcccatttcttcatctttttgtctgtctgtctgtcttactgtctgtctgtctgtctctctctctctctccctctctccttagCCCCAGATTGGTTCCTATTACGGAGCTGAAGTTTGCGTTGTGGATCTCAACTCTGACTCAGACACGGACTTGATACTGATTTCCTCTCCAATGTACAAAGAGAATGACCAGGAGGGCAAAGTCTTTGCATACACCTATTCAGGCCAGGTAATTAGTAACAGCCAGTGAAAATCATATCTGTTATATAAAATCAAaatcactctgttctctctttgttaTTTAATATGCTTAAATATGACATCAGTTGAAATGACATCAGAATGTTAATGGCTATTAGTACGGTAAGTCTGTCTGAAAAATGATTGATTTTATTAATGCATAAATGATTTATTAGCATAGGTTTGGCAGTGACAGTTAAATAGTgatgcttttgtcttttttgtaaGCCCAAAAAGTGTTGCTTTTGGGACTTAAGTACATCCATGTTTTGTCTGTTACTCACTGACAGTTAGAAAATTTACTTGCAAAATAGCAAATACTTTTCCTTAACATCTTCTCTAAACATCTTCTTTAGCTTCTAATCTCATAACTTCCCCTTACAGTTCTCAACAAAGTTTAAAGTGGTTCTAATGGGCATTtctggagaaagagggaggtttGGTTCTTCACTGGCTAGCCTAGCAGACCTGAATGGTGACGGGCAAAGTGATGTGGCAGTGGGGGCACCTTTAGAAAATAATGGACTTGGCAGCGTCTACATATTCAACGGACAAAGAGGTGGAATAAACCCTACCTattcacaggtgtgtgtgtgtgtgtgtgtgagtgtgtgtgtgtgagagacagagatacacacagagaaaataagaggCATGGTTTTATTCAACATGTTTTCATGTATTTAAGCATTGTGACATACGATATATTGTAAGCCCTCCTCTACTCCATCAACCTCATGTTCTCCTTtcaaatctctcttttctcctgtctcccctttcctttctctccttttcattttgttttggttgcttGGGTGTCCTATTTCAAATTTATGTTAGCTAGTAGGTCAGGTTGGCATTTTATCTGTTTGActggtttgtttaaaaaaaaaaaaacctctccctctcactcttttctgtgCTGGTCTTTTAACAGAGAATATTGGGCTCATCTGTGAAGCCAGGTTTGCAGTTCTTCGGGCTTTCTTTGAGTCAGTCTTCTCGGGACCAGAGCAACGATGGTTTGCCAGACATTGCTGTCGGAGCCAAAGGAACAGTTCTTCTTCTCAGGTTTGCTTTATCCACAAACACTgaaccacattcactcacaatAAAGCCTGCCCTTTTGACCAAGCAAAGAGCAATGAGGAAAATGTGAGATGCCATTCAGAGGACACTCAGTCTTGAGTGAACAAGCACAGATGGACACACGGACTCATGTACAGACTAATGTACAGACTGATGTACAGACTGAAGCACAGACTGATGTACAGACTGAAGCACAGAGTGATGTACAGACTGATGCACAGACTGATGTACTGACTGAAGCACAGAGTGATTTACAGACTGAAGCACAGAGTGATGTACTGACTGAAGCACAGAGTGATGTACAGACTGAAGCACAGACTGATGTACTGACTGAAGCACAGAGTGATGTACAGACTGAAGCACAGAGTGATGTACAGACTGAAGCACAGAGTGATGTACAGACTGAAGCACAGAGTGATGTACTGACTGAACCACAGACTGATGTACTGACTGAAGCACAGAGTGATGTACTGACTGAAGCACAGAGTGATGTACTGACTGATGTACAGACTGATGCACATGCACAAAGGGCATTAGTctgatgtctctgtgttatgtgtgtattatGCAGGAGCAGACCTGTTGTGTCTCTGACAACAAAAATGTCCTACAGTCCATCTTTGGTGTCCACTAAAGACACAGACTGCACTAAGGAACAGAGGATTACTCTGCAAGTTTGCTTCACCATTAGAGGAAACAACGTTAGATCGAAAGGTTTTTGTCCTAAAACAATTTGTTCTCTGTGAGAGGTATCATAATATTAATGCCAAAGAAGTGACTTCAAAACCACACTCATTAAATAAGTAATTGATGTTTACCcaaatgtttctatattttaaataaatgtcacaCTAACACCAGTCATTTTTAGGagagacaactttttttttcagatttatcTGGAAGGATGAACTACACCTTGCAACTAGATGCCAAACGACAAAACTTCCGTGcttatttttctcttaaaaatcgtgttaaaaatgacatgatgGTGGTGGGTGAATCGGATCATTGCCAGACACATAATTTTTTTGTAGAGGTAAGTCCACTGTTCCCTTTGAAGCTTTTTGCTCATTTAAAgacaatttttaaaattaaaaatcaaactcACGAACATATTCCAAGAGTTATTGTTATTAAGAGTCAGGTCATATGATAGATGGGTCACATGACCTTACAGCTGGATGTtctgaactgtgtgtatgtgtgtgtgtgtgtgtgtgtgtgtgtgtgtgatttcccTACCTCACAGCCTTGCCCAGAGGATGTTGTAAATCCATTGTCTTCTGAGCTAACATTCAGCTTTGAGGGCCAACAGAGCGGTGCCATGCAGGGCCTGCGACCTGTCCTTCTCCCGGACACAAAAACAAGCGTATCTGAAGATGTAAGGCCGTGCCTATATCTTACATGTCGTTGTCCACATCGTACATGTCTTCTCTCACATTGACTTCATGTTGAAACCACGCTGCTGGCTTTCTATGGGTCTCAGCTGATACAGAAAATGTTTCCATGCCACCTTTAGAGTAACCACACCAGATTTCTCAAACTCAGTGTGATGACTCCAGTTGATGAGGGATTAAGGCTAAATTCTGATCAAGTATCCTCAATTGGTTTTATGGTAtagatatatttcatttttattataaaGGTACAATAACGGTATGGTATTTCATGACAAATTTACCTGTTGATTTGAAACAAAAACTGAGTTCATATTTATACCTTGGATAGAAGCATTGAAGGAGTCGAACACTGTTGCTCACTGTTTACCCTTTTAAAGTTAATATAGCAAAACACTCATAGTTTTCCATGTGATGGTTATGTATTTCATCTCATTCCACAGTTAAATTTTGAGATAAACTGTGGACCTGATAAGACCTGCATCGACAACCTCAAAATGGACTTCAATTTCTCTGGGTAgggaaaataagaaaatgtgaaaattcctgttgtttttacaaTTCACTTAATAATCTTACaaagttcattttactgaaagatGAATATTCAAACTGAATTGCACATGGAACATACTGTGACTCTGTACCCTGTTTGAGGTGAAAAGAACACATTTCAGGCAAGGAATCAACAAAGAGTTTCAACAGAACACAAGACATGGTACTTAGCACAAACAATTGATGGTTGAGATGCAGCCTATAGCCATATTTGGTAAACTGGAGCAGAGTAGATAGGGAACAGTTCTATTGCCACAGTTATGGCATATCCCTTTAAGATGGTTTGTAACAACTTTTAACAAAGAGTTACATGATATTGCATTTCTTGTCCAGAATGATGACAGCAGCAGTAATGCCAACTGGTGTATTGTTCAGCCCTTGGAAATGGTTTAACTTGTGTCACTCTTTTGACTGTCCCTAACAGGTCCTCAAACATTGAAGTGGGCATAGCACAAGAGCTGAATTTGACAGTCTCTGTAGAGAATTTGGGGGAAAACTCTTACAACAGTCATGTCATCCTTACATACCCCCCAGGCTTCTCTTACCGGAAGTTCACTACTCACCAGGTAAGAGGATGAGCACAGAGGACTTTAAAGGAGTTTAATGTTAGTCAAgtccagctctgtgtgtgtgtgtgtgggtgcgtgtgtgtgtgtgtgtgtgtgagagagagagagagtttgtgtgctTGTGGCACTGAGAGCCTCTCTGTTTAAGCAGAGCCGAGTGGAGTGCAGTTCTGTTGATAGTGAAGATGTAATGAAGCCAGGGAAGACCACATGTTACATTAGCAAGCCCATCTTCCGAGCCAATGCAAAGGTCTGCTCTACAAATTCACAATCTTCTTCTCATGTACACTTCcataaatacattcatattcTACATCGTCATGCTTGTTGGAAGCAATcacaaataatattaaataatatccAAAGGTTGTTATTATTAGTTTGCTCTTTATGCTGCTATTTTAAGTCTGCAAACTGCATACACCTTTTTCGTATGTGCGCTGCACTGTATGTTATTatatgtctttttgttgttgttgttcctgttgttgttgttgttgttgttgcagctgGATTGTGCTTTCATTTACATGCCCTCTTTTCTGTTAAAGGCTGTCTTTGAAATTACATATGGTATCGATATGAATGGTGAATTTAATCAAAATGTGGTCTTCAAGGCAGATGCTGCCAGGTATGAACAGGAATTTACCATAATCAGTGGCAATTTTGTTCATTAGTGCCTTATGACTAGAGCATAAtaacaaatgctgttttttatGAAGACGACACAATGCATTATGGCAATTTAAACATGACAAATGACCTTTGGTTATAACCTGTTATGATAAATGTAACTGCTGTGTGTTATAAAACATATACAATGGATTACACATCATGCATATTCTGTTATAATGTCttgcatttaaatgtaatgtctTGCTGATTACGTTATGAATACTTTTGTGGTAGTAATTACATGTTGCACAACCATTATATAATACTATGAAGGCCATCACATACCATCATGTAAATGCACTTAAATAGCAATATACTCCTGCCATTCATAGGAAATATCATTCAAGAAATATATGACGTTCTGATCAAAAGTTCAGGAGAGCTAATTGGAAGACGACTTCTCACTTTCCCATCACTGAGTAAACCACTATATTTAAGCACACCTACCCCCAGCCTGTTCCCTTCGCTTTCAGAATCCCTCTTCCTCTGAAATACCTCTCATCTACAGGTTCCTGTCCCCTAATCTAGGGCTTGGGACAGGATTCAGGCAGACCTGAAGCCTGTTCACCAAATATCCACAACACTACCACCATCTTCCAGCTACAAACTAGTGAAATATTAACAGACTGCAATTAAAGACTGGATAGATTGCAGTATGACTGTCATAATAAGCTGTGCTATATGATTAACAtggttaaaaatgtattgttgtTCACAGCAATAATGAGAAGCACACCGGTAATGACTGGTCCAAAACAAAAGAGATTGGAGTTAAATATGGCATCAATATTGTGGTAAGAAGGTCAGTGCATCCAGTTTTTCCAAATTACAAATGAATTGTATCTTTggcaaaaaggaagaaaactttGTAGTTTTAAACCACAACTTGCTTAAGGAAATAACATGCCCTGTTTTAACTTGAAAGATCAGAGGATTCCACAGGCTACATCAACTTCACATCTGGGAAGAGCAATCTAGAGAAACCAGTGCTGCAGGGCTTTGAGGTACTGTCTTTGACGAACCTCACATGGACCtcaaaattaattaatattcTTGATTTGAGTGATAGACATTGGGTGATTTGGATTAAATTTTGGTATAATGCATATAAAACCAGGTCAGCCTTTCTTCACAGATGAATTTTACATTGGTGAAACATATGTTGTTTATGCTCATACTGATTAACTACAAAATAACTAGCACAATGTGTTTATAAAACCTTCTGCCATTAGCAATGTAAAATACTTCCTCTGTCGTCTCCCCTTATCTTAGGTGGAGAATTACCTGAGAGATGTCAACTTTAGTGTTATTATTCGAGTACCAGAAAAACTTGGAGAAAAGAACATCTGGACGGATATGTCAAAAATGGAGGTATAATAGACAGTCAAAGGAAGAGGGCAGCAAACCCATAAAGAGTccaaaaagatttaaaaaaaaaaaaggtgtttgtgATTGCACTACTTCAAAAAATGTGATTGTTGTATGTTTCATGATGTGTACAGATTAAAGGTTGCAGTCAAACGAGTACggaaaaaccaacaaacaacgATTTTGTGGAAACGCTAAGAAAAATACCTGCTGTTGTAAGTTTCTTTGCTTAAAAAACTCAcgttttgtgtctgttttgtgttctgaAATATGATCACTTATATTTGGATTAAGTGATCAGTTCACTACTATAATATTCTCTCTTTTGCCCTTTTGTAGAACTGTTCTGTGGCTCTGTGTAGGGTGTTCAAGTGTAATCTGCATCTGGTCAGGAATTCCAATGCTGTTTACAATATCTCTGGGAACATAAGCTCTGGATGGATCGAGCAGGTAACTAGAAAAACttaaaaacatcaacatcagAAATCGTTTTTACTTTTTGTATACCACAGAATAAATAAGGCCTTATTGTACAAGTGAACAGGGCAACAGTAAAAGGTCTTTGGCTACAGTTAGCCTACTGTAATTATCTTCTTCCTAACCAGACTGAGAGCATGTCACCAACCTGTTAATCTAACTAGAAGTACTGAAACTCTGTCTTCAACCTGTCTAAAAGCATCATCATTAATTGTCTAATGAATTATATGCAATTTTTGACATCCTTAAGCTTTCTAATATACAGATCATTtaatgtgtaatgtctgtgtttatta contains:
- the LOC115812565 gene encoding integrin alpha-M-like, translated to MGFGYRVQQGPRSLLISDPLIQLSNDKRGQIYNCDLGTERCSELNVRAPREAINMSLGLSMTTDETFSTTLVCGPTIPKSCEYITTYGGMCFKINENKVNGPVPKALRDCSIRQTDVAFLLDGSGSVLDRDFIIMKNFVKTLIRDLISRDTQFAIAQYSTSCEIHIGFNNFQRNSWEVQLNRIVQQKGWTNTAAAINKVVNDVFNPATGARPKANRVLLVITDGQSNDKQELSGAAAKAERKNIRRYAIGVGGAFKSSEAKMELQTIASAPPSDFVFKVNNFGALEQIRKTLQENIIAIEGTQTSGDATNMELAQDGFSSAFISTSQGGNIVLGTVGALGWKGGYQEYRSTGEAKLFQNGSNMEPDSYLGYSMAVAKTRGRNFLILGAPRYNHKGRVLISSLDGRQQQELDPQEPQIGSYYGAEVCVVDLNSDSDTDLILISSPMYKENDQEGKVFAYTYSGQFSTKFKVVLMGISGERGRFGSSLASLADLNGDGQSDVAVGAPLENNGLGSVYIFNGQRGGINPTYSQRILGSSVKPGLQFFGLSLSQSSRDQSNDGLPDIAVGAKGTVLLLRSRPVVSLTTKMSYSPSLVSTKDTDCTKEQRITLQVCFTIRGNNVRSKDLSGRMNYTLQLDAKRQNFRAYFSLKNRVKNDMMVVGESDHCQTHNFFVEPCPEDVVNPLSSELTFSFEGQQSGAMQGLRPVLLPDTKTSVSEDLNFEINCGPDKTCIDNLKMDFNFSGSSNIEVGIAQELNLTVSVENLGENSYNSHVILTYPPGFSYRKFTTHQSRVECSSVDSEDVMKPGKTTCYISKPIFRANAKAVFEITYGIDMNGEFNQNVVFKADAASNNEKHTGNDWSKTKEIGVKYGINIVVRRSEDSTGYINFTSGKSNLEKPVLQGFEVENYLRDVNFSVIIRVPEKLGEKNIWTDMSKMEIKGCSQTSTEKPTNNDFVETLRKIPAVNCSVALCRVFKCNLHLVRNSNAVYNISGNISSGWIEQIGLRTVTFDLVSTATLEYDLNKYIFFSSSSLNKPPVSKIETQVEVYEEATFTKEIIGGAVGGLLLLLLVAAGLYKAGFFKSQYKEMMEAEDGADTGGEASAPTAVMMKTHGLTKIRALMVLPLWIMMKTHGLTKTRPLMTRPVTVVVAVTMMIQLRMLQLMQQDSRKDLNGGTIIFTS